The Gemella haemolysans genome includes a region encoding these proteins:
- the ytpR gene encoding YtpR family tRNA-binding protein — protein sequence MLFFYNKKMLGETLLITIQSKEEVTYEDKKNITLIKDENGALVGLNIFNVENLKLDGEGSIDLTEEQKEILQKRLEKNGIKIDLEGNNDDFFVVGEVLSCEKHPDADKLKVTEVKVSEDETLQIVCGAPNVEAGQKVVVALSGAMMPSGLLIKKSKLRGVESNGMLCSKRELGLPQEEARGILVLDADTKVGTRVKDLNLK from the coding sequence ATGTTATTTTTTTACAATAAGAAAATGTTAGGAGAAACATTATTAATTACTATTCAGAGTAAAGAAGAGGTAACATACGAAGATAAGAAAAATATCACTTTAATTAAAGATGAAAATGGCGCTTTAGTTGGGTTAAATATTTTTAACGTTGAAAACTTGAAATTAGATGGAGAAGGAAGTATTGATTTAACAGAAGAACAAAAAGAGATTCTTCAAAAACGTTTAGAAAAAAATGGAATAAAAATTGATTTAGAAGGAAACAATGACGATTTCTTCGTAGTTGGAGAAGTTTTAAGTTGTGAAAAACACCCAGATGCTGATAAGTTAAAAGTAACTGAAGTAAAAGTTAGTGAAGATGAGACATTACAAATTGTCTGTGGAGCGCCTAATGTAGAAGCAGGACAAAAAGTTGTTGTAGCATTAAGTGGTGCAATGATGCCAAGTGGTTTATTAATTAAAAAATCAAAATTACGTGGTGTAGAATCAAACGGAATGCTATGTTCAAAACGTGAATTAGGATTACCACAAGAAGAAGCACGAGGAATTTTAGTATTAGATGCTGACACTAAAGTAGGAACTCGAGTAAAAGATTTGAATCTTAAATAA
- a CDS encoding MurR/RpiR family transcriptional regulator: MFFENLKENYDRLSISEQQVIDYLMKQDNIEHTTLKEIKQAVLVSSSTVIRACKKLGYNTFIDLKYDLKMSKELAKNNNATSSNFITLKEQLSVEFSRTMSILNQDDFDTFADKIINARRIFCIGSGSSYMVMSDFNRKLKLINLWSNDYFEHYSIKRISDICTKDDVILVFSLGGNTDVINDCVLEAKQNGATILSITSLVSSPLARMSDYLIKVYDAPKNRKKIRSRLMLNVVGIILFETIVNTLSPGEYVID; the protein is encoded by the coding sequence ATGTTTTTTGAGAATTTAAAAGAAAACTACGATAGACTATCCATTTCAGAACAACAAGTCATCGATTATCTTATGAAGCAAGATAATATTGAACATACCACTTTAAAAGAAATTAAACAGGCTGTTCTCGTTTCTTCTTCTACCGTAATTCGTGCTTGTAAAAAGTTGGGGTATAACACATTTATCGATTTAAAATATGATTTGAAAATGAGTAAAGAATTAGCTAAAAATAATAACGCTACTTCTTCTAACTTTATTACTTTAAAAGAACAGCTTAGCGTTGAATTTTCTCGAACAATGTCTATTCTTAATCAAGATGATTTTGATACTTTTGCCGATAAAATAATTAATGCTCGTCGTATATTTTGTATAGGTAGTGGCTCAAGCTACATGGTTATGAGTGATTTCAATAGAAAACTTAAGCTTATTAACCTTTGGTCAAATGACTATTTTGAACATTATTCTATTAAAAGAATCTCTGATATTTGTACAAAAGATGATGTAATTTTAGTATTTTCTCTAGGTGGTAATACTGACGTCATTAATGATTGCGTCTTGGAGGCAAAACAAAATGGAGCAACAATTCTATCAATCACTAGCCTTGTGAGTAGTCCACTAGCAAGAATGAGCGATTATTTGATTAAAGTCTACGATGCACCAAAAAACAGAAAAAAAATTCGTTCAAGATTAATGTTAAACGTAGTTGGAATTATTTTATTCGAAACTATCGTTAACACTCTAAGCCCTGGAGAATATGTAATAGATTGA
- a CDS encoding PTS transporter subunit EIIC, whose amino-acid sequence MAKKKNKFVSAFEQFGRSFLLPVSVLPGAGIIKGIGTAFSNSNTLKMFPALKNDIIQFIMKFLIVLGDTAFNNLPIIFAVGVAVGLAKREKGSAALSGLLGFIVLHYVLNFLLVQSHKLVDTSKLSSNEAKLALSNAMQTKVLGIQTMDLSVFGGIIVGIVVYFVHKWAVKVQLPTVIGFFSGPRFVPIATIVIMSAVATGLFFVWPPVQKGISVLSIFILKSGPIGTFLYGLVERALLPFGLHHGLNWPVRTTELGGAWEIGGQRVVGTINAYLASLADPNVQHVDPSITRFNGGKFVYFMFGLSGAAYAMYKTADEKKRKVVGSLLFAAAGTSFLTGITEPIEFTFLFVAPILYVVHAFLAGSALFAMHMLGAGVATPTGHGFINWVIYGVLQGPKTAWWLVPIVGVVYFFIYYVVFRFMIVKFDLKTPGREDGDDVKLSNKNEARAKLGVEIATIGKEEAPKSVDVAAGDDEVMETVQKTPEGIRKQAVELVKAHGGPDNIEAVDACITRLRINVKDKNLVDQERITTKLGAMGFAESDMQMQSIYGSHANVLKMEIQEMLGMEE is encoded by the coding sequence ATGGCAAAGAAAAAAAATAAATTCGTCTCTGCTTTTGAGCAATTCGGACGTTCGTTCTTATTACCAGTATCTGTACTTCCTGGTGCAGGTATTATTAAAGGAATCGGGACAGCCTTCAGTAATTCAAATACACTAAAAATGTTCCCAGCGTTAAAAAATGACATTATTCAATTTATTATGAAATTCCTAATCGTATTAGGGGATACAGCATTCAACAACTTACCAATTATATTTGCGGTTGGGGTAGCTGTAGGTTTAGCAAAACGTGAAAAAGGTTCTGCTGCGCTTTCTGGTTTACTAGGATTCATCGTATTACACTACGTACTTAACTTCCTATTAGTACAAAGTCACAAATTAGTAGATACTAGTAAATTATCAAGTAACGAAGCAAAATTAGCATTATCAAATGCCATGCAGACAAAAGTACTTGGTATTCAAACAATGGACCTTAGTGTATTCGGAGGTATCATTGTAGGTATAGTTGTATACTTCGTCCATAAGTGGGCTGTTAAAGTTCAATTACCAACAGTTATTGGATTCTTCAGTGGACCACGTTTCGTACCTATCGCAACTATCGTAATTATGTCGGCAGTTGCTACTGGACTATTCTTTGTATGGCCTCCAGTACAAAAAGGTATCAGTGTATTATCAATCTTCATCCTTAAATCAGGACCTATTGGAACGTTCCTGTATGGTTTAGTAGAGAGAGCATTATTACCATTCGGTCTTCACCACGGTTTAAACTGGCCAGTTCGTACAACTGAATTAGGTGGAGCTTGGGAAATTGGTGGACAACGTGTAGTTGGTACAATCAACGCTTACTTAGCTTCATTAGCTGATCCAAACGTACAACATGTAGATCCAAGTATCACAAGATTTAACGGCGGTAAGTTCGTTTACTTCATGTTTGGTCTTTCTGGTGCAGCTTATGCAATGTACAAAACAGCTGATGAGAAAAAACGTAAAGTTGTAGGATCATTATTATTCGCTGCAGCTGGTACTTCATTCTTAACAGGTATTACAGAACCAATCGAATTTACATTCTTATTCGTAGCACCAATTCTTTATGTAGTACACGCATTCTTAGCAGGTTCAGCGTTATTCGCGATGCACATGTTAGGAGCAGGGGTTGCTACTCCAACTGGACACGGATTTATTAACTGGGTAATCTACGGAGTACTTCAAGGTCCTAAAACAGCTTGGTGGTTAGTACCAATCGTAGGTGTAGTTTACTTCTTCATCTACTATGTAGTATTCAGATTTATGATTGTTAAATTCGATCTTAAAACTCCTGGTCGTGAAGACGGAGATGATGTTAAATTATCTAATAAAAACGAAGCTCGTGCTAAACTTGGTGTAGAAATCGCTACAATCGGTAAAGAAGAAGCACCAAAATCAGTAGACGTAGCTGCTGGTGATGATGAAGTAATGGAAACAGTACAAAAAACACCAGAAGGAATTAGAAAACAAGCAGTTGAATTAGTTAAAGCACACGGTGGTCCAGATAACATCGAAGCTGTAGATGCTTGTATAACTCGTTTAAGAATTAATGTAAAAGATAAAAACTTAGTAGATCAAGAACGTATTACAACGAAACTTGGAGCTATGGGATTTGCAGAAAGTGATATGCAAATGCAATCAATTTACGGATCTCATGCTAATGTATTAAAAATGGAAATCCAAGAAATGCTTGGTATGGAGGAATAA
- a CDS encoding Cof-type HAD-IIB family hydrolase, whose protein sequence is MKNLFVTDLDGTYVKNSVFVEQEDLKAYHDAKEYGDFSVATGRSVEEIKYIAEGNDMDVTHMIGFNGAVVTRQDEVLFEKHIPTKDLTGIFEYLKESKLIFDALDGKQRIGNFDHEKKDRLWNMELICVENPFEILKGKTIYKINVRPTKDQLDYHYDIMKEKFPEVEIYKSGSTRMEITAKNISKASGIEAIRSGYDRVIALGDSGNDVDMFKVADISYCMNRAPQEVKDQATHVVEDFAAAIKHFVENYE, encoded by the coding sequence ATGAAGAATTTGTTTGTTACAGACTTAGACGGTACATATGTTAAGAATTCAGTGTTCGTAGAACAAGAAGATTTAAAAGCGTATCATGATGCGAAAGAATACGGGGATTTCTCAGTTGCGACTGGGCGTTCTGTTGAAGAAATCAAATATATTGCAGAAGGCAATGATATGGATGTTACACACATGATAGGGTTTAACGGAGCGGTCGTAACAAGACAAGATGAAGTTCTTTTTGAAAAACACATTCCTACTAAAGATTTAACTGGGATATTCGAATATCTAAAGGAAAGTAAATTAATATTTGATGCTTTAGATGGAAAACAACGTATCGGTAATTTTGATCATGAGAAAAAAGATAGATTGTGGAACATGGAACTAATTTGTGTTGAAAATCCTTTTGAAATACTAAAAGGAAAAACAATCTATAAAATAAATGTAAGACCAACAAAAGACCAATTAGATTATCATTACGATATAATGAAAGAAAAATTTCCAGAAGTAGAGATTTATAAATCAGGTTCAACACGTATGGAAATCACAGCAAAAAATATTTCTAAAGCTAGTGGTATTGAAGCTATCAGGTCAGGATATGATAGGGTAATAGCTTTAGGAGATTCAGGAAATGACGTGGATATGTTTAAAGTAGCTGATATCTCATACTGTATGAACCGTGCGCCACAAGAAGTAAAAGACCAAGCTACACACGTAGTAGAAGATTTTGCAGCGGCGATAAAACATTTTGTAGAGAACTATGAATAG
- a CDS encoding bifunctional folylpolyglutamate synthase/dihydrofolate synthase: protein MNLNCKIKFEKYLKENNLEDKNNILELFSQLSLEQLAEKLLTLDEDEIVNYAVECVCEELLITSSYKIERTGMKLGLHRMEHILELFDHPEKDLKVIHVAGTNGKGSTCSYLKDVLKTKYKVGLYTSPGMLSFNDRIRVNDDFISYKEAYRLFKLVQETYDKNNPDPSDKLSFFEIITGVALLYFKEQKTDFVIMEVGLGGRYDGTNIFKEKVLSIIAKIGLDHTAILGDTLEKIAYEKGGIIQENDNVLIYPACEGVVNVIKDICEEKNASLSILNEEDIVVKKVEARGNVFSYKGIDYSTKMVGAHQTFNASLALEALSNLKKRNIIDIEDDVIKEALSKSVWVGRLEWIRENILLDGAHNNDGIDSLVAYLDKQKFPKLKILLGILEDKDYKDMIEKSKTIPAEFSATKVPIEIKESNLDNLVQSFGDTHVTKYENYEVALNNIIPNLKDDEILLITGSLYLISAVRSEILEKY from the coding sequence ATGAATTTGAATTGTAAAATAAAATTTGAGAAATATTTAAAAGAAAATAATTTAGAAGATAAAAATAACATATTAGAGCTTTTTAGTCAGCTAAGTTTAGAACAGCTTGCTGAAAAACTTCTAACTTTAGATGAAGATGAAATTGTAAACTATGCAGTTGAATGTGTTTGTGAAGAACTTCTTATTACTTCATCATATAAAATAGAACGTACTGGGATGAAACTTGGTCTTCACAGAATGGAACATATTCTTGAACTTTTTGATCATCCTGAAAAAGATCTTAAAGTAATTCATGTTGCTGGAACTAACGGTAAAGGTTCTACTTGTTCTTATTTGAAAGATGTCTTAAAAACTAAATATAAAGTTGGATTATATACAAGTCCTGGTATGCTGAGTTTTAACGATAGAATCCGTGTTAACGATGATTTTATTTCATATAAAGAAGCTTATCGATTATTCAAACTAGTTCAAGAAACTTACGACAAGAATAATCCAGATCCTAGCGATAAACTGTCATTCTTTGAAATTATCACTGGTGTAGCTCTATTATACTTTAAAGAGCAAAAAACAGACTTCGTCATTATGGAAGTTGGTCTTGGCGGAAGATATGATGGAACAAATATTTTTAAAGAAAAAGTATTATCTATAATTGCAAAAATCGGTCTAGATCACACTGCGATTCTTGGCGATACTCTTGAAAAAATTGCTTATGAAAAAGGTGGAATTATCCAAGAAAATGATAATGTTCTAATTTACCCTGCTTGTGAAGGTGTAGTAAATGTAATAAAAGACATATGTGAAGAAAAAAATGCTAGCTTGAGTATTTTAAACGAAGAGGATATCGTTGTGAAGAAGGTCGAAGCTAGAGGTAACGTATTCTCATATAAAGGTATAGATTATTCTACTAAAATGGTCGGTGCACACCAAACTTTTAATGCATCTTTAGCTCTAGAAGCATTATCTAACCTGAAAAAACGCAATATAATCGATATAGAAGATGATGTTATAAAAGAAGCTCTAAGTAAATCAGTTTGGGTAGGACGTTTAGAATGGATTCGTGAAAATATTCTTCTAGATGGCGCGCACAACAATGATGGAATTGATAGTTTAGTAGCCTACCTAGATAAGCAAAAATTCCCTAAATTGAAAATTCTGCTTGGTATTCTTGAAGACAAAGATTATAAAGATATGATCGAAAAATCAAAAACAATCCCAGCTGAATTCTCGGCAACAAAAGTTCCAATCGAAATTAAAGAATCAAATCTTGATAATCTAGTTCAAAGCTTCGGTGATACTCATGTTACTAAATATGAGAATTATGAAGTTGCATTAAACAACATTATCCCAAATCTAAAAGATGATGAAATTCTTCTAATTACAGGTTCACTTTATCTTATCTCAGCGGTAAGAAGTGAAATATTGGAGAAATACTAA
- a CDS encoding SDR family oxidoreductase, translated as MIAITGVTGKLGERVAEVLSEQGIETVHIARNPMKAKKYSNAEIRKVSYENSEESRAALTGVKTLLMVSAKENAKRVEEHIGFIDAAKTAGVEHIVYISFYNNKEDATFTLSRDHYQTEKYIKEQGLQYTFLRDNFYLDFFLDMCLEYGELRGPAGDGLVSAVARKDASDMVVAVMLKTEEYKNKVLNLTGPRNLSMKEIAEIVSEKTGKEITYYNETVEEAYKSRQKWEAEQWEYDSWVSTYTAIKKGEQEGVSLDIEKVLGRPATSLEQLLEEYVGRK; from the coding sequence ATGATAGCAATAACAGGTGTAACAGGAAAACTAGGTGAAAGAGTAGCGGAAGTTTTAAGTGAGCAAGGGATAGAAACAGTTCATATCGCAAGAAATCCTATGAAAGCTAAGAAATACAGTAATGCAGAAATAAGAAAAGTAAGCTACGAGAATAGCGAAGAAAGTCGTGCGGCATTAACTGGAGTAAAAACATTATTAATGGTATCAGCGAAAGAAAATGCCAAAAGGGTGGAAGAACACATTGGATTTATTGATGCAGCTAAAACAGCAGGAGTAGAACATATCGTATATATTTCATTCTATAATAATAAAGAAGATGCAACATTTACTTTATCACGAGACCACTATCAAACAGAAAAATACATAAAAGAACAGGGATTACAATATACATTCCTTAGAGATAATTTTTATTTAGATTTCTTTTTAGATATGTGTTTAGAATATGGAGAACTTCGAGGACCAGCAGGAGATGGTTTAGTATCTGCAGTAGCTCGTAAAGATGCTTCAGATATGGTAGTGGCAGTTATGTTAAAAACAGAGGAATATAAAAATAAAGTATTAAACTTAACAGGTCCACGAAATTTATCGATGAAAGAAATTGCTGAGATTGTTAGTGAAAAAACAGGTAAGGAAATTACATATTACAATGAAACAGTAGAAGAAGCCTATAAATCACGCCAAAAATGGGAAGCAGAACAGTGGGAATATGATTCATGGGTAAGTACATATACAGCTATAAAAAAAGGTGAACAAGAAGGAGTTTCACTAGACATAGAAAAAGTATTAGGAAGACCAGCAACATCATTGGAACAACTTTTAGAGGAGTATGTTGGAAGAAAATAA
- a CDS encoding GNAT family N-acetyltransferase yields the protein MNISFEKGINKNNALTICEWSNEKGEEFQKQWMGSKISYPLDLEKIRKLEDLFSIFHEEEFIGIIQIIKIEENNAHLGRFILNPQKVGQGFGKNALKLFVHHIFEDENINSITLTVFDSNITAKKLYEKLGFKIYKVIEFPSLKYIMKRTR from the coding sequence ATGAATATTAGTTTTGAAAAAGGAATAAACAAAAATAATGCATTAACGATCTGTGAATGGTCGAATGAGAAAGGTGAAGAATTTCAAAAGCAATGGATGGGATCAAAAATTTCTTATCCTTTAGATTTAGAAAAAATAAGAAAATTAGAGGATTTATTTTCTATTTTTCATGAAGAAGAATTTATAGGCATAATACAAATTATAAAAATTGAGGAAAATAATGCTCATTTAGGAAGATTTATTTTAAATCCACAAAAAGTAGGCCAAGGATTTGGAAAAAATGCATTAAAATTATTTGTTCATCATATTTTCGAAGATGAAAATATTAATAGTATAACTCTAACGGTATTTGATTCTAATATAACTGCTAAAAAGCTGTACGAGAAATTAGGTTTTAAAATTTATAAAGTGATAGAATTTCCAAGTTTGAAGTATATCATGAAAAGAACTAGATAG
- a CDS encoding MATE family efflux transporter, with protein MKKTSVNLLEGPILRAMIAFAIPIMIANIFQQLYNTVDIMIVGRFLGEESLAAIGATAAIFELVVGFALGIGNGMGIVIARYYGAGNYEKLKSAVAATFVIGGVLSIVIAILGNFTLYPLLKLLGTPSNIIDQSYEYSYLIVVFVGVTLAYNLCAGLLRAVGDSKAALYFLIFSAIINIVLDIYFIAYLHMGVRSAGVATIISQGISAVLCFNYIRRKTPFLIPTKKHFTWNKKLYSVLFSQGLAMGLMFSVVSIGTVILQTSINALGPVIISAQTSARRIMMFSLLPVGSMSATITTFTSQNFGARQYSRIVEGLRKGALVTIIWSVFICITLFFASPYLNELITGSNDKELIYQASLYLKISSAFYPFLAILLVLRNALQGLGQKMMPLVSSIIEMLGKILFVIFIILSAGYLGVIFVEPILWVVMAAQLYYAFRKEPVIRSLKKKSK; from the coding sequence ATGAAAAAAACATCAGTTAATTTATTAGAAGGTCCGATATTACGGGCAATGATTGCTTTTGCGATACCAATTATGATAGCGAATATTTTTCAGCAACTCTATAATACGGTAGATATTATGATTGTTGGTAGATTCCTTGGAGAAGAATCTCTTGCTGCTATTGGAGCTACTGCTGCGATATTTGAGCTTGTAGTTGGTTTTGCATTAGGTATAGGGAATGGTATGGGTATAGTTATTGCTCGTTATTATGGTGCTGGAAACTATGAGAAGTTAAAGAGTGCTGTAGCTGCCACGTTTGTTATTGGTGGAGTATTAAGTATAGTAATTGCTATATTAGGTAATTTTACCTTATATCCATTACTGAAATTACTAGGGACACCAAGTAATATTATTGATCAATCTTACGAGTATAGTTATCTTATAGTAGTATTTGTAGGTGTTACTCTTGCGTACAATTTGTGTGCGGGACTACTTCGAGCAGTTGGAGATAGTAAGGCTGCATTATATTTCTTAATTTTTTCAGCAATTATTAACATTGTATTAGATATATATTTTATTGCATATTTACATATGGGTGTGCGCTCGGCTGGAGTTGCAACAATTATCTCACAAGGTATTTCTGCAGTATTATGCTTTAACTATATTCGTAGAAAAACACCATTTCTTATTCCAACAAAAAAACATTTTACATGGAATAAAAAACTTTATTCTGTTTTATTTAGCCAAGGTTTGGCAATGGGACTTATGTTTTCTGTTGTTTCGATTGGTACAGTAATCTTACAAACGTCGATTAATGCCTTAGGTCCAGTAATTATAAGTGCTCAAACGAGCGCTAGAAGAATAATGATGTTCTCACTACTTCCAGTAGGATCTATGAGTGCGACTATAACGACTTTCACATCGCAAAACTTTGGAGCAAGACAATATAGTCGAATAGTTGAAGGGTTACGTAAGGGTGCGCTTGTTACGATAATTTGGTCAGTCTTCATCTGTATTACGCTATTTTTCGCAAGTCCATATTTAAATGAACTTATCACAGGAAGTAATGATAAAGAATTAATTTATCAAGCTTCACTATATCTTAAGATTAGTTCTGCATTCTATCCATTTTTAGCGATACTTTTAGTATTGAGAAATGCTTTGCAAGGATTAGGACAAAAGATGATGCCACTAGTTTCAAGTATTATAGAAATGCTAGGGAAAATATTATTTGTAATATTTATTATTCTAAGTGCAGGATATTTAGGAGTAATATTTGTAGAACCTATTCTATGGGTTGTAATGGCTGCTCAGCTGTATTATGCATTTAGAAAAGAGCCAGTTATTCGTTCATTGAAGAAAAAGAGTAAATAG
- the folP gene encoding dihydropteroate synthase — MNKLKQLLNEKKYLIMGILNFTPDSFSDGGDFYDVEAAIDGVRKMIAEGADIIDIGAESTRPGSIVVSEEDELARLQSVFPTLRETFPDVCFSVDTYKPNVAEYMIEAGVDVLNDVNGAKGSTMADIAAKYDMPIFIMHNGGVEEGREIEQVVRELGESVDICLNAGVKKERIIVDPGMGFGKTAEANLEITRKLELLNSLGCEILYAVSRKRTTDYVLGGNSNPKDRDIVSATLSLEAVKRGARMVRVHNVKVMKEALITYEIING; from the coding sequence ATGAATAAATTAAAACAATTATTAAATGAAAAAAAATATTTAATTATGGGGATATTGAACTTTACTCCAGATTCTTTTTCGGATGGGGGAGATTTTTACGATGTGGAAGCTGCGATAGATGGTGTTCGTAAGATGATAGCCGAAGGTGCGGATATTATTGATATAGGTGCTGAATCGACTCGTCCAGGTTCGATTGTAGTTAGTGAGGAAGACGAACTTGCAAGGCTGCAAAGCGTATTTCCAACTTTAAGAGAAACATTCCCTGATGTGTGCTTTAGTGTTGATACATATAAGCCTAATGTAGCTGAATACATGATTGAAGCTGGTGTCGATGTACTAAATGATGTAAATGGAGCTAAAGGAAGTACTATGGCTGATATTGCTGCTAAATATGATATGCCTATCTTCATCATGCACAATGGTGGTGTTGAAGAGGGGCGTGAGATTGAACAAGTTGTACGCGAACTTGGTGAGAGTGTTGATATTTGTTTAAATGCTGGTGTGAAGAAAGAAAGAATTATCGTTGATCCTGGAATGGGATTTGGTAAAACTGCAGAAGCTAATTTAGAAATTACACGTAAGCTAGAATTACTTAATTCACTAGGCTGTGAAATCCTATATGCGGTAAGTAGAAAGAGAACTACAGATTATGTGCTAGGTGGTAATAGTAATCCGAAAGATAGAGATATAGTAAGTGCTACTTTATCATTAGAAGCGGTGAAACGAGGAGCTAGAATGGTGCGTGTTCATAATGTAAAAGTTATGAAAGAAGCCCTAATAACTTATGAAATAATTAATGGATAA